The genomic segment CTCGCCCAGGCTCTCCATGATCTTCAAACTCGTTTCCGGAAGGAAGGACTCGAGTAGCACCGCGATTACGCGCAGCGACTCACACAACTCGTACATCACATCTTCGAGCTTGGCGCGTTTTTCCGGATCCTTGGCCAGCGCCCACGGTGCCTCGCTGTCCACGTACTTATTGGCCGCTGACAGGAGTTCCCAGAGCGCTGACAGCGCGCGCTGTGTGCTGAATTCGCGGATGTGGCGATCGACCTCCTGCGCCACGCGCACGGCCGTTTCCGAAAGATCGCCGGGTTCCCGGTACTCGGGGACCACTCCGTCGCAGTACTTCGCCAGCATGCTGATACTGCGATTGAGCAGATTTCCCAGGTCGTTGGCCAGGTCGGCGTTCACTCGCTGTATCAGGCTCTCTTCGGAGAAGTCGCTGTCCAGACCCCAGGACATGTCTCGCAGTATGTAGTACCTGAAAGACGGGAAACCGTATTTGTCTCGCATGACCAGGGGATCGACCAGATTGCCCAGGCTCTTGGATATCTTGGTGTTTTCCATGTTCCAGTAGCCGTGTACGTGCAGGCCCTGGTACAGCGGAACACCGGCTGCGTGCAGCATGGTCGGCCAGAAGATTCCGTGTGGCTTGAGGATGTCCTTGGCGATCAGGTGATGCGCCCCCGCCCAGTGGCTCTCGAAGTTTTCACCGTCGGGGTAGCCGATACCCGTCAGATAGTTCACGAGCGCATCGATCCAGACGTAGATCGTATAGTCTTCGTCCCAGGGAGCTGCGATTCCCCAGGACAGGCGCTCACGCGGTCGCGTGATGCACAGGTCTTCGAGCGCGCCGCTCTTGAGCGTTGAGAGGACTTCGTTTCGGTAACGCTCTGGCGTGATTAGTTGCGGGTTCGCCTCGATCTCGCCAATCAACCACTCGAAGTGGTTTGACATCTTGAAGAAGTAGTTGGCTTCGCTGCGTTCCTCGGGTTCGGCGTCGTGTTGCGTGCAGCGACCGTTGTCGAGTTCTCGTTCGGTCAGGTAGCGCTCGCAGCCGACGCAGTAGCGACCCGTGTACTCGCGCAACTCGATCTCACCGCGATCGTAGATGGTCTGCCAGAAGGTCCGCACCGCCTGCTTGTGGTCGGCATCCGTCGTGCGGATGAAGCGGTCGTACTTCAGGCCGAGCGTGTCCCAGGTCGAGCGGAAGCGCTCGGCCATGCCGTCGACGAAGGCTTGGGGCGTCAGGCCTTCCTTCTCGGCTGCTTCGACCATCTTCTCGCCGTGCTCGTCGATGCCAGTGAGCAGGAAGCAGTTCTCACCCGCCGCGCGGTGGTAGCGCACGAGCGTGTCGGCCACCGTCGTAGTGTAGGTGCTGCCGATGTGCGGTGCGGCATTCGGGTAGTACAGCGGTGTCGTGACGTAGAAGATCTCGGCCATGAGCAGGCAAGGATAGCCCGGCGTGTTTCAGATGCTCGCGCGCAGATCCATCAGAAGGCCCTCGACTACGAGTTGAGGGTTCAGGTTTCGGCGTCGCATTTCGCGCTGAGCGTCGCGTCCGGCCTCGAAGCGCTCCAGCCAGAGCGTCAGCGTCTTGCCGTTTCCCTGCTGGGCGGCGGCTTCCGCAGATCCCCGGGTGAGGGCATCGTGGACGGCCATGAACAGTTCCGTCCGCTTGCGCGCCACTTCCCCACCGCGGAAACGCTCGCAGAACTCCAGGATCTCGCTGGCACCGCAGGCGGCGATCCCTTCGATCATGGTGCGGATCTCAGCCGCGTCCTCGGAGTGAGTTTGTGCCCAGGCTCGGGCGTGCTCGGCACTGCCTCCGCTGACGGTGCTGGCGAGCCAGGCCTCGGACTCGCTCAGGCCTTCTGCGATCAACTGCTCGCGGACTTCGCTTTCGCGAGGCGCGACCAACCGCAGCCGGACCGTCCGGGATCGCAGGGTCTTCGGCAGCGCCTCGGAGGACTCGGCCACCAGGATCAGCACGGTGTCTTCCGGCGGTTCTTCCAGGGTCTTGAGCAGCGCATTGGCGGCTTCGACTCGCAAACGCTCCGCACCTAGAACGAGTCCCACCCGGCGTCCGCCTTCGTTGGCCACCAGACTGAGATCGCGTTGCAAATCGCGAATCTGGTCGACCTTCACATACGCTCCGTCCGGTTGGACCCACTTCAGATCGGGGTGTCCGGGCAGGGCAGGCGGATCTTCGGATTCGTCTTTGCCGTCGTTTGATGAAAGCAGACGACAGTCGTGACACTCCCCGCAGGGATCGTCGCCCCCCGCACGACAGAGCAACAGCTTCGCGAACCAGCAGACGATCTCCGTCTTGCCGGTTCCCGAAGCACCTTCCAGCAAGTAAGCGCCGTGCAGCTTGTTTCGGGCGCGTGCGCCTCTCAACTCAGTTTGAATTGCCGTGTGGTCTTCTCGGTTCATCGTGGTCGGGAGGATAACAACACGGGCAACGAAGTTCTCAAGCGACGGGGATAGCAGACCGATAGGCAATTCGACCGCAAGTCTTGCGTAGACCGGCCCTAAAGGAGTGACTCACAAATGGCTTTTAACGAATTCCGAAAAAGGGACGACACGCGCCCTGGAGGAGGCGGAATGAGCGCGCCGAACAACGGTGGCGGCGGGGGCGTTGGTGCTCTGACCGCATTTATCGACCAGGGATCCGAGTTCTCGGGAAAGCTGTCCTTCAAGGACACCGTCCGTATCGACGGCCGCTTCGAGGGCGAGATCACCAGTGAAAACACGCTGATCGTCGGTGAGACGGGTCACGTCCAGGCGAACATCACGTCGGAGACGGTGATCATCTCCGGCGAGGTTCAGGGCGACATCATCGCCAGCGGCCAGGTGTCGATCCACAAGACCGGCTGTGTCCTCGGCGACATCCAGACGGCCAGCCTGCTCGTCGAAGAAGGCGCCCAGGTCAATGGACGCATCGACATGAGCGCGCCGGGAATGAGCGATCGCTCGCGCAGCCAGAACAAGAACGAGAAGAACGAGAAGAACGAGAAGAGCGAGCAGACGAAAAAGACCGATGAGAAGCCCGAGCACGATTCGGCTTCCAGCGGCAGCAGCTCCAGCTGAACGGATCTGATCGGTCGGGGCGCTTCGGCGCCCCGACGGTCGGCTCTTTCGGTCAGCTGGGTCGGCTCTTTCGGTCAGCCGGGTCGGCTCGTCCGGCTCAGGTGCCGATCAGCACCGACGTCACGCCCGGCACTTTCAGTCGAAGCGCCGGTTCCAGAACGAGTTTCCGGGTCATTTCGGACGCCGGACAGCTCGCGCAGGCGCCTTGCAGCACGACGTGCACGGTTCCGTCTTCATCGACGGATGCCAACTCGACGTTGCCTCCGTCGGCGATCAGGCCCGGTCGCAGCGCATCCAGCGCACGGCGCACCGTTGCGGGTTTCACCGGCCGGGCTGCGGCCGCGTTGATCTCATCTCTGCCATCACCTAGGGTTGCCGACATGCGCGTACGGGTGCTCCTATTCGCGGGTCTTCGTGAGGCCGTCGGCCACAAGTCCCTAGAGCTTGAATTGCCGGCCGACGCTTCCATCGCCAAGCTGATGGAGCGCGTCGAGGCCGACACGCCGATCCTCGTGCGCTATCGCGGCCGCCTGCTCATCTCGCTCAATGAGGAACGCGCGGCGCTCACGACGGCGCTCAGCGATGGCGATGAAGTGGCCCTGCTGCCGCCCGTAAGCGGTGGTTCGGAGCGCAGTTGGGTGCGCTCGGAGCCGCTCTCGATGGACGAACTGCTGGCCGAAGTCTCCGGTCCTGAAATGGGAGGCGTCGTGACCTTCACCGGCGTGGTGCGCAACATCGCGCGCGGCGAGGAAATCGACCACCTGGAATACGAAGCCTACGTGCCGATGGCCACCAAGGAGATGCGCAAGATCGTCGACAAGGCGCAGGGTCGCTGGCCCCACGTAAAACTGGCCATCTTGCATCGCGTGGGACGGCTCGCGATCGGCGACGCCGCGGTCATGATCGCCGCGGCCGCCCCGCATCGCGCCGAGGCCTTCGAAGCCTGTCGCTTCGCCATCGACACGCTCAAGCACACCGTTCCGATCTGGAAAAAGGAGTTCGCCAAGAGCGGAGCCTACTGGGTCGAGGAGAACCCTTGAGCGGGTCGGGTCACCATCACGACCACGACAAGCCCCACCATCACGGACATGGCTCCGGGGCACCCGCTGAACACCGCGCCTACGCGCCCAAGGTCGTTGCCTGCGGCGTTTTGACGGTCAGCGACACCCGAACCCGCGAGACAGATGCTTCGGGCAAGCTGATCGAAGAGAAGCTGCTGGAGGCGGGGCATCGCGTGGCCGAGCGCGAGATCGTCAGGGATGAAGCCGACGCGATCCGCAGCGCGGTCTTGCACTTTGCCCGCCGTAGCGAGATCGAGGCGGTCATCGTGACCGGCGGCACGGGCGTCTCGGCGCGAGACGTCACGCCAGATACATTGATGCCGCTCTTCGACAAGCAGCTTTCCGGTTTCGGCGAACTGTTTCGCGCGCTCTCGTTCGAGGAGATTGGCGCTGCTGCGGTGCTTTCGCGGGCGGTCGCCGGCACGATCGGCGGCAGTGTCGTGTACGTTACGCCCGGCTCGTCGGGTGCCGTGAAAACGGCCATGGATCAGCTGATCCTGCCGGAACTTGCACACATCGTGGGACAGTTGCGCCGTCGCTGAGTGAGTCTCGACTTCAGACGGGCGGCCCGGGATCCGAAAACTCAGCGAGTGAAGAGCACATTCTCTCTCTCTCGATGGTTGGTTCCCGGCGGGCTGTTTCTGCTGGCGGTGGTCGTGCTTCCCAGCAAGGTCGCCGTCTGGATCGACAGCAAGGGGCATACCTACCTGACCAATCGCGCCGGCCCGCCGTCGGCGGAGGCGGAACGGATCGCTCCCGAGCAACTATCGGTGGAGTGGGGTGGCCAGATCACGGGCGAGAAGCTCGAACCGCGCCGGATGGACGCAGAGGAAGACCGCTATCTGCGCGCCGTCATGGCGGCGCGTGGCGATATCTTGCGGGGCGAACTTCAGGCCGGTCTGCGACAGCTGCGTCGTCTGCTTCGTTCGCATCCGTCGCGGCACGAAGCTCCCTATGTACTGGCTCTGGTCGAGCGGCATCGCGGACGTCTCGAAGCGTCGCGAGATGCGATCGTCGCGGTGCTCGACGGCGGCGCGATACTGCCGCCCAAATGGCGCGAGGTAGCTCAGCGCATGCGCGGGGAACTCGATGAGGAACTGGCTCTCGCAAATGCCAGGGATCAGAATTGGGAGACCCGTTCACTGGCGTCCTCGCATTTCAACGTAGCGTACGATCATCAGTTCGCGGGCCGCGAGTACGGCGAGCAGGTCGTGGAGATGCTGGACGAAGTGCGTAGCACGATGAATGACGAATTCGGCCAGACACTACCCGAGCCGCTCGAAGTGCGACTCTACACGCGCGCGCACTATCTGAAGGAACACGAGCATCGCTTCGGCTTTGCGACCGTCGGCTTCTACGACGGTGCAATACATGTCGTATCGGCGCGGCGCCCGCGCAACGAACTCTACGCGCTCTTGATGCACGAGTACTCGCACGCGCTGTTCATGAATGCGCGCAAGAGCCACCAGCCGTTCTTCTTGAACGAGGGCATTGCAGATCGCGCTGAAGAGCGAGCACGCGGTCGGTCTCGCGTCTCGCGCAGTGAATGGCGGCGTCTGGTCGAGGCGATTCGCGATGACACCTGGATTCCACTGTCCACCCTGGTGAAGGGCTTCGGTGGACTCGCAGGACGGCGGGCGCTGCTCGCATACCTGGAATCGCGTGCGGCGATCGAGTTGATCGAGACCCACAAGCCGGGCGCAATCGGGCGCTGGCTCGACCGCTGCGAAGAGGGCATGCCCTGGGAAGAGGCGCTCGAACTCGAAACAGGCTGGGACACGAAGGCGCTCGAGATTGCTCTACAGGACGAAACGCAGTCGCGTTTCAGTCGAGATCCGCTCGTGCGCGCAGACCAGCAGGTGTCGCGGATCGAATAACGCGACCGATCAGTTCGACGGACTCCACAGGTCGAAGTCGACCAGCTTGTCCTTGAGGTATTCGCGCAGCCGGTCGATCAGCGCCTTTTCGATCTGACGCACGCGCTCCCGCGTCAGGCCGAACTCGTCGCCGAGGTCCTGCAGAGTCCTGGGCTCTTCGGCGATCAGACGATCGCGCACGATCGCGCCCTCGCGCTCGTCGAGATCCGCGCTAAACGCCCGGATGTGGCGCATGAAGGTCGCGCGCATTTCTTGCTCACCCACGATCTCGTCGGTGGGGTGGTCCGCCGTCGGAATGAAATCGCCGAAGCTCGCGGAGTCCGACTCTTCCCTGCGTGCGGGCGCGTCGATCGACAGGTCGCCCTGGGCCAGGCGGTGCTGCATGTCGACGACTTCCGGCTCCTTTACACCGAGCTTCTCCGCGATCAGCTTGGGTTCCGGGTCGAGGCCCTGGTGTTCGAGTTCCCGCTTGGCGCGGTTGAGCTGGAAGAACAGCTTGCGCTCGGCGCGACTCGAACCCACCCGCACGAGGCGAATATTGTCGATCAGGTACTTGAGGATGTAGGCGCGGATCCAGTAGGCGGCGTACGAGGACAGCTTGACGCCCCGAGTCGGGTCGTAGCGCCGCACGCCCTGCAGCAACCCGACGTTCCCCTCCTGGATCAGGTCGAGCACATTGGTCCAGACACGCCGATAGTCCATGGCGATCTTGATCACCAGACGCAGATTGGAAAGGACCAGCTTCTCGGCCGCATCCGGATCGCCGTCTTCCTGCACGCGCAGGGCCAGCGCCTTCTCTTCTTCGCGTGAGAGAAGCGGGTATTTGGCGACCTCGGCGAAGTAGCGATCGAGAGGGTCCCGCGAAACGAGCGCGGAATCGCCTGGGACCTTTGTCGCTACAGGCGAATCCGCGACTCCGGAATCCACGGTATCGGAATCCGCGATTTCGGTCTCGGCGCCGTCTTCCAGATCTTCGAGATCGTGTGGGAGGTCTACGCTCAAGTGGACAGAATAGCGCTAGCAGGCTGCGGAAGAACCCTCGACCGAGACATGCGAGTGGATTTCGTTCGCGCTCGAGGCGCTGAGGCGAAGCTGTAGTGCCTCTACAGCGAGTTTCAGCAACGAAGAGCGCGGATGAAAGACGCCGCGTGATGACGGGAATGGGTTTTTCCGTTGCCTGCTAGAGGTCCGGCTGGGCCTCTAGCGCTGGCCGTCGTGAACGGTCAGGCCTTCGAGGAGGCCGAACCTACTTCTTTATGAACGAATTGATGACCTTCACCAGCGCGTGGCGATCTGCTTCTGGGATGACGCCACCCCAGGGAGCCATGAGCGGGGATCCACCCTTGGAGGCGGCACCGTTGGAGATCAGGTCGAAGATCTCCTTGTCGCTTCCACCGTACTTGAAGTCGCCCGTGGTGAAGTCCCGTGGTGGCGGCTGCAGCGTCTTGCCTACCATGCCCTGTCCGTCCCCTTCTGGGCCGTGGCAGGTGGCACAGAAGGTCGCATAGACCTGCTTGCCCTTGTCCAGTTCGGCATCGGCGCTTGCCGCGCCCGCGCTGGCCAGCAGCAGAGCTGCCATCGCACTCAGAGCCAGAGTTCTCACTACTACACGCATGTAAAGCCTCTCCAATAGTTGACTGGACCCGTTGATGGGCTCCCTGAGTTCGAAGTCCCGATTCGGATCGATGCTCACATCGACGATCGCGTCCCGGATGTCTGACGCCAGGGACCGGTCAGAGTCGCTCCGCCAATCCAATGCGGACCGGAGGGTACGCACCCCCCGCCCAACCGTCAACGCACCCCTCGGACGCGGAATCTGAGCCGGATATTCTGCGAATTGACCTATTTCCAGCTTCTCAATAACTCCAGGAGCAGTCGCACGCCAAATCCAGTCGCTCCCTTGGCGTTATAGGGTCGCTCCCGGGTGGTCCAGGCGGTGCCCGCGATGTCGAGATGGGCCCAGGGAATGTCTCCGACGAAATTCGAGAGGAACGCGCCGGCCGTGAGTGTGCCGGCCGCGCGTCCGCCGGTGTTCTTGATGTCTCCGACGGTGCCCTCGACGGCCTTTTTGTGCTCGGACCAGAGCGGCATCGGCCAGGCGCGTTCGTGGGCGCGGTCGCCTGCGCGCTGAATCTTGTCGACCAGCTTGTCATCGTTGCCCATCACCGCACAGCATGCATCGCCTAGCGCCACGACACACGCGCCCGTGAGCGTGGCCAGATCGATGATCGCATCGGGTTCCTGTTCGCGGGCGTAGTGCAGTGCGTCGGAGAGGACGATGCGTCCCTCGGCATCGGTGTTGAGGACTTCGATCGTCTTGCCACTTGCGGTCTTGACGATATCGCCTGGCAGATAGGCGTTGCCGTCGGGTGCGTTCTCGGCGGCCGCGACGATGCCGATCACGTGCAGCGGGAGCTTGAGCAGCGCGATGGCGCGCATGGCGCCGATGACAGCGCCGCCTCCGGACATGTCGTGCTTCATCTCGTCCATCGCGGCTCCCGGTTTGAGCGAGACGCCGCCGGTGTCGAAGGTGATGCCTTTCCCTACCAGTGCGACGCGCTTGCGTCGCCGGGCTCCGCGCGTGGGCGCGCCGTGCTCCATGATGATCAGTCTCGGAGAATTTGCACTACCCCGTCCGACCGCCAGAATGCCGCCCATTTCGTGCTTCTCGAGTTCCTTGGGACCGTAGATGCTGACTTTGAGCCCGGTATCGCGACCCATGGTCCGCGCCTGTTTGGCCATGGCTTCTGGGGTGAGAACGCTGCCGGGTTCGTTCGAAAGGTCGCGCGCGAGGTTCGTCGATTCGGCCAGCACTGCGCCGAGTTTGGCCCCCTTGCGCAATCCGCCGACCTGTTTTGCATCTGCGGTCAGGATGTTGAGTCTGTCCAGTTCGGGAGTCTCGGTCTTGCCCGTTTTGTATCGCTCGAAAGTGTAGGTGCCGAGGATCGCGCCTTCGGCGAGTGCCTGGCCGACTCCTTCGGATTTGATGCGTCGTGTGCTGGGTGCGATGAAGGCCGCGAGCTTGCCCTTGCTGCGCGCGAGCGATCGGATCGCTCGACCCGCTGCCGCGCGCAGGGTTTCGCTCGTTACCTCGCCGTCTTTTCCCAGTCCAACAAGCAGTACGCGCTCCGCGCCGATGCCGGAGGCGGGAAATCGCACCATCTGACCTGATTTTCCCGTGAAGTCCCCGCTGTCGACGTATAGCGACAACTGGCCGTCGAGTGCTTCGTCGAGTGAGCGCAGCGCTCGCGGAAGCGCATCGCTTGTCGTCATGGTAACGACGAGTCCGTCCGCTTTGACCTTGCACGGATCGTCCCGACTGATATGGATCTGCATAGCGTCCCCCCCCCCGAAACGCCCGAGGTGATCCCGCTCACGGCGAGAAGATGGGCGAGGCGGGATCTTAGCAACACGATACCGCCTCGCCTGTTGAACTCCGTTGACGGGTGGCAGAGACCCCATTAGCTTTCGACCGTCCCGACAGCGTTGAACGACCGGCGCTCCGGGTCTTCGCGCTTCTTCCTCTCCCCCGAGGGTTCGCTTTTCATGCTCGATTTGATCTTTGGTGCCAGCCCCGTCGTTACCGGCGTGTTGTTCGCACTGGTCCTGGCTTCGATCGCTTCGTGGGCGATCATCTTGATGAAAATCGGCGAACTGCGCCGGGTAGATGGTGCGACGCGAATCTTCCTCGAGGCGTATCACAACAAACCGCTCGACGCGGTGTACGAGATCGCCCGCAAGCGCAAGGCGAGTCCGCTCGCGCTCGTGTTCAAAGCGGGCTTCGACGAGGTCGTCGAACTCGAAAAGGAGCAAGGCTCTTCGGAGTTGATCGAGCGCGAACAACTCGAGCGCGTCATTCGTCGCATGTACTGGATCCGCGACGATCAATCCCAACGCCTCGAGCGGGGGCTTTCATTCCTGGCGACGGTGGGTAGTTCGGCGCCCTTCGTGGGATTGTTCGGAACCGTCATCGGCATCATGAACAGCTTCCAGCAGATCGGAACGACCGGCTCTGCGAGTCTGGCCGTCGTTGCACCGGGAATTGCCGAAGCGCTGATCGCGACCGCCGTCGGGCTCTTTGCCGCGATTCCCGCAGTCATCGCCTACAACTACTCCAACGCACGGGTTTCCAATATTCTCACGCGACTCGACACGTTCTGTCGCGAATTTGGCGATCTGCTTCGCGGCAGCGCGGTGCGCTGATGGAAGTTCAGCGCGGCCGGCGCCGGGTGATGTCGGAGATCAACGTGACGCCCTTCGTGGACGTCATGCTGGTGCTGCTCATCATCTTCATGGTGACCGCACCGCTGATCCAGCAGGGCATCGAGATCGAACTGCCCAAGACTCAGTCGGAAGGATTGAAGGGTCAGAGCGAGCCACTCGTCGTAACGGTGAAGAAAAACGGTGCCGTCTTCCTGCAGAGCAAGAAAGTGCCCATCGATCAACTGAAAACGAAACTGACCAGTATCTTCGCGACGCGGGACGACAAGGCCGTCTTCCTGCGCGCAGACTCGAAGGTCGCGTACGGCACGGTCGCCAAGGCGCTCGCCATCTTGCGACACGCGGGCGCAACGCGCATCGGGATGGTCACCGAGCCCGAGGCGTGAATTCGTGTACGACTCGGCGCAGAGCCTGTTCGATGACGAGCGTTTCCGCCGGCTCTTTCTGTGGAGCGCGGCAGGGCACGTCCTACTGGCCTTCGGTCTGTGGTTCGCGCCGAATCCCAGCGTCCTGTTGAATCCTCCGACGCCCGTCTATATCGATGTGGTGACGGCCGCCCCGCGTGCGGCCCCGCCTCCCAGACCCGCTGCGGCCAGACCGGCGCCTCCCAAGCAGGTCGTCGATGAGATCGTGATCCCCAAGCTGCCCAAGGAGCCCAAGCCCGCTCCCAAAGCCAAACCGAAGCCGAAGCCGAAACCTGTGGCCAAGACCGCGGCGAAAAAACCCGCCGCGGTAGCGCCGCCTTCGCCCGAAGACCTCCTGGAGAGCCTGCGCAAGAAAGTGGACGAGAGGCAGCCGAAGCCGGGGACCGGTACGGCAAGTCCGAATTCTCGAAGGGGCATTTTCGATCCCGAAAAGGCCGGCTATCAGAAGAAGCTCACGGCGTTGTTCTATCAGCAATGGGTGGGGGCCGCCTGCAAAATGCATCCCAAACCCTCGCATTTCGAGATCCGAGTGGCGCCCGACGGTAGCGTGAAGTCGGTGACCCGGACCGCTTCTTCGGGCAACCGATTCTGCGATGAGTCCGCCGAGCGTGCCATCCGCCGAGTCGATCAACTGCCCACTCCTCCAGCCCGGGTGGGGATCGTCACCGTCTCGTTCGACATATTGGAGATTCGTTGATGCGCCAGGCTTCGGTCGTACTGCTCGTCCTGCTTTTTGCCGCGCCTGTGGGTGCGGAGGATCGGATCCACGTCGAGGTGCACGGCTCGGGGGGGCGCGACTATCAGGTGGCGGTGCAGCGCTTTCAGGCCGAGGGCGAGGCCGCTGCGTACGTGGAGCCGTTCTATCGCGAGCTCACGCAGGCCATCACCTTCTCGAGTGTGCTCGAGGTCGTGTCGCCCGACGCCTTTCTCGAGCCGGTGCAGACATCCGACTA from the bacterium genome contains:
- a CDS encoding MogA/MoaB family molybdenum cofactor biosynthesis protein, with the protein product MSGSGHHHDHDKPHHHGHGSGAPAEHRAYAPKVVACGVLTVSDTRTRETDASGKLIEEKLLEAGHRVAEREIVRDEADAIRSAVLHFARRSEIEAVIVTGGTGVSARDVTPDTLMPLFDKQLSGFGELFRALSFEEIGAAAVLSRAVAGTIGGSVVYVTPGSSGAVKTAMDQLILPELAHIVGQLRRR
- the metG gene encoding methionine--tRNA ligase encodes the protein MAEIFYVTTPLYYPNAAPHIGSTYTTTVADTLVRYHRAAGENCFLLTGIDEHGEKMVEAAEKEGLTPQAFVDGMAERFRSTWDTLGLKYDRFIRTTDADHKQAVRTFWQTIYDRGEIELREYTGRYCVGCERYLTERELDNGRCTQHDAEPEERSEANYFFKMSNHFEWLIGEIEANPQLITPERYRNEVLSTLKSGALEDLCITRPRERLSWGIAAPWDEDYTIYVWIDALVNYLTGIGYPDGENFESHWAGAHHLIAKDILKPHGIFWPTMLHAAGVPLYQGLHVHGYWNMENTKISKSLGNLVDPLVMRDKYGFPSFRYYILRDMSWGLDSDFSEESLIQRVNADLANDLGNLLNRSISMLAKYCDGVVPEYREPGDLSETAVRVAQEVDRHIREFSTQRALSALWELLSAANKYVDSEAPWALAKDPEKRAKLEDVMYELCESLRVIAVLLESFLPETSLKIMESLGEPICTGTLAERLVWGQLSAGTQTKKIEALFPRIETE
- a CDS encoding molybdenum cofactor biosynthesis protein MoaE; the protein is MRVRVLLFAGLREAVGHKSLELELPADASIAKLMERVEADTPILVRYRGRLLISLNEERAALTTALSDGDEVALLPPVSGGSERSWVRSEPLSMDELLAEVSGPEMGGVVTFTGVVRNIARGEEIDHLEYEAYVPMATKEMRKIVDKAQGRWPHVKLAILHRVGRLAIGDAAVMIAAAAPHRAEAFEACRFAIDTLKHTVPIWKKEFAKSGAYWVEENP
- the tolR gene encoding protein TolR; the protein is MEVQRGRRRVMSEINVTPFVDVMLVLLIIFMVTAPLIQQGIEIELPKTQSEGLKGQSEPLVVTVKKNGAVFLQSKKVPIDQLKTKLTSIFATRDDKAVFLRADSKVAYGTVAKALAILRHAGATRIGMVTEPEA
- a CDS encoding TonB C-terminal domain-containing protein is translated as MYDSAQSLFDDERFRRLFLWSAAGHVLLAFGLWFAPNPSVLLNPPTPVYIDVVTAAPRAAPPPRPAAARPAPPKQVVDEIVIPKLPKEPKPAPKAKPKPKPKPVAKTAAKKPAAVAPPSPEDLLESLRKKVDERQPKPGTGTASPNSRRGIFDPEKAGYQKKLTALFYQQWVGAACKMHPKPSHFEIRVAPDGSVKSVTRTASSGNRFCDESAERAIRRVDQLPTPPARVGIVTVSFDILEIR
- a CDS encoding leucyl aminopeptidase, whose protein sequence is MQIHISRDDPCKVKADGLVVTMTTSDALPRALRSLDEALDGQLSLYVDSGDFTGKSGQMVRFPASGIGAERVLLVGLGKDGEVTSETLRAAAGRAIRSLARSKGKLAAFIAPSTRRIKSEGVGQALAEGAILGTYTFERYKTGKTETPELDRLNILTADAKQVGGLRKGAKLGAVLAESTNLARDLSNEPGSVLTPEAMAKQARTMGRDTGLKVSIYGPKELEKHEMGGILAVGRGSANSPRLIIMEHGAPTRGARRRKRVALVGKGITFDTGGVSLKPGAAMDEMKHDMSGGGAVIGAMRAIALLKLPLHVIGIVAAAENAPDGNAYLPGDIVKTASGKTIEVLNTDAEGRIVLSDALHYAREQEPDAIIDLATLTGACVVALGDACCAVMGNDDKLVDKIQRAGDRAHERAWPMPLWSEHKKAVEGTVGDIKNTGGRAAGTLTAGAFLSNFVGDIPWAHLDIAGTAWTTRERPYNAKGATGFGVRLLLELLRSWK
- a CDS encoding sigma-70 family RNA polymerase sigma factor produces the protein MSVDLPHDLEDLEDGAETEIADSDTVDSGVADSPVATKVPGDSALVSRDPLDRYFAEVAKYPLLSREEEKALALRVQEDGDPDAAEKLVLSNLRLVIKIAMDYRRVWTNVLDLIQEGNVGLLQGVRRYDPTRGVKLSSYAAYWIRAYILKYLIDNIRLVRVGSSRAERKLFFQLNRAKRELEHQGLDPEPKLIAEKLGVKEPEVVDMQHRLAQGDLSIDAPARREESDSASFGDFIPTADHPTDEIVGEQEMRATFMRHIRAFSADLDEREGAIVRDRLIAEEPRTLQDLGDEFGLTRERVRQIEKALIDRLREYLKDKLVDFDLWSPSN
- a CDS encoding polymer-forming cytoskeletal protein, producing the protein MSAPNNGGGGGVGALTAFIDQGSEFSGKLSFKDTVRIDGRFEGEITSENTLIVGETGHVQANITSETVIISGEVQGDIIASGQVSIHKTGCVLGDIQTASLLVEEGAQVNGRIDMSAPGMSDRSRSQNKNEKNEKNEKSEQTKKTDEKPEHDSASSGSSSS
- a CDS encoding DNA polymerase III subunit — protein: MRGARARNKLHGAYLLEGASGTGKTEIVCWFAKLLLCRAGGDDPCGECHDCRLLSSNDGKDESEDPPALPGHPDLKWVQPDGAYVKVDQIRDLQRDLSLVANEGGRRVGLVLGAERLRVEAANALLKTLEEPPEDTVLILVAESSEALPKTLRSRTVRLRLVAPRESEVREQLIAEGLSESEAWLASTVSGGSAEHARAWAQTHSEDAAEIRTMIEGIAACGASEILEFCERFRGGEVARKRTELFMAVHDALTRGSAEAAAQQGNGKTLTLWLERFEAGRDAQREMRRRNLNPQLVVEGLLMDLRASI
- a CDS encoding cytochrome c — translated: MRVVVRTLALSAMAALLLASAGAASADAELDKGKQVYATFCATCHGPEGDGQGMVGKTLQPPPRDFTTGDFKYGGSDKEIFDLISNGAASKGGSPLMAPWGGVIPEADRHALVKVINSFIKK
- the tolQ gene encoding protein TolQ, which gives rise to MLDLIFGASPVVTGVLFALVLASIASWAIILMKIGELRRVDGATRIFLEAYHNKPLDAVYEIARKRKASPLALVFKAGFDEVVELEKEQGSSELIEREQLERVIRRMYWIRDDQSQRLERGLSFLATVGSSAPFVGLFGTVIGIMNSFQQIGTTGSASLAVVAPGIAEALIATAVGLFAAIPAVIAYNYSNARVSNILTRLDTFCREFGDLLRGSAVR
- a CDS encoding NifU family protein; the protein is MSATLGDGRDEINAAAARPVKPATVRRALDALRPGLIADGGNVELASVDEDGTVHVVLQGACASCPASEMTRKLVLEPALRLKVPGVTSVLIGT